In Corylus avellana chromosome ca2, CavTom2PMs-1.0, the following proteins share a genomic window:
- the LOC132171403 gene encoding probable aspartic proteinase GIP1: MLSLPVLVVFLSLVSSLPLSLQTALLAPIHKDNSTHLYTLQIYLKTPLQPSKLLLHLGASFSWLDCYQNYTSSSYLHIPCNASLCASLHSLACSNCYDAPAPACGNDTCALFPENPVTRKATIANAIIDSLALPTTDGSTQGRLGLVPDFVFSCSRTFLLQGLANGVTGLAAMGRSNYSLPAQVSAALSSPRYFALCLSGTPSDPGVVFLGTSGPYYFKSLTSKIDLSKSLIYTPLILNPVGSTVITYYLQPSDEYFIGLTSVQVNGKAVQINGSLLTVNENGFGGTKISTVDPYTVLKTSIFKAFTQLFVSEASALNLTVTNAVEPFGVCYPANDVFSTRVGPAVPTVDLVMQNNDVFWRIFGSNSMVRISRDDVDVWCLGFVDGGPNATTSVVIGGHQMEDNLLQFDLESKRLGFSSSILAQGTTCANFNFTSNQNLN; encoded by the coding sequence ATGTTGTCTCTCCCAGTCCTTGTCGTCTTTCTCTCACTTGTTTcctctctgcctctctctctccaaacaGCCCTCCTAGCTCCTATTCACAAAGACAATTCTACCCACCTATACACCCTCCAAATTTACCTCAAAACCCCTCTCCAGCCCTCCAAACTACTCCTCCACCTGGGCGCTTCCTTCTCCTGGCTCGACTGTTACCAAAACTACACTTCCTCCTCTTACCTCCACATCCCCTGCAATGCCTCTCTTTGCGCTTCGCTCCACTCACTCGCCTGCTCCAACTGCTACGACGCGCCCGCCCCCGCGTGCGGTAACGACACCTGCGCTCTCTTCCCTGAGAATCCCGTTACCCGCAAGGCCACCATAGCCAACGCGATCATCGACTCGCTCGCGTTGCCCACCACGGACGGGTCCACTCAGGGCCGACTCGGTCTCGTCCCCGACTTCGTCTTTTCCTGCTCGCGAACCTTCCTCCTCCAAGGCCTCGCAAATGGGGTCACCGGCCTGGCCGCGATGGGCCGCTCCAACTATTCGCTCCCTGCGCAGGTTAGTGCCGCCCTTTCTTCCCCCCGCTACTTTGCGCTGTGCTTGTCTGGTACGCCCTCGGATCCGGGCGTGGTCTTTTTGGGCACCAGTGGGCCCTACTACTTTAAATCTTTAACTTCCAAAATTGACCTCTCGAAATCGCTTATTTACACGCCGCTGATTCTGAACCCGGTCGGGAGCACCGTGATAACGTACTATCTACAACCGTCTGATGAGTATTTCATAGGTTTGACTTCAGTACAGGTAAACGGGAAGGCCGTGCAGATCAACGGCTCGCTCCTGACCGTCAATGAGAACGGATTCGGTGGGACCAAGATCAGCACCGTTGATCCGTACACTGTATTGAAGACGTCCATATTCAAAGCATTTACTCAGCTGTTTGTCAGCGAAGCCTCTGCTTTGAACCTCACCGTAACGAACGCGGTTGAGCCGTTCGGTGTGTGCTATCCAGCAAACGACGTCTTTAGTACGCGCGTGGGACCGGCCGTCCCGACCGTCGATCTCGTGATGCAAAACAATGACGTGTTCTGGAGGATTTTCGGGTCGAATTCGATGGTCAGGATCTCGAGGGATGATGTGGACGTGTGGTGTTTGGGATTTGTGGATGGTGGGCCCAATGCTACGACGTCTGTCGTGATTGGAGGGCATCAAATGGAGGATAATCTTCTTCAGTTTGATCTTGAATCAAAGAGATTAGGATTTAGCTCGTCAATTTTGGCCCAAGGTACCACATGTGCCAACTTCAATTTTACTTCCAATCAAAATCTcaattaa